One Deinococcus detaillensis DNA segment encodes these proteins:
- a CDS encoding MaoC family dehydratase, with amino-acid sequence MQPSELQSHLGQQIALSEWLEITQERVSAFADATSDHQFIHVDPERAAQTPFGGPIAHGFLTLSLLAGQFANLGGSLQLEGARMVVNYGLNRVRFIAPVRVGSRLRNRAVLQSVEEGAGYLQVTVLNTVEIEGQDKPAMIAESLGRVYL; translated from the coding sequence ATGCAGCCCAGTGAACTTCAGTCTCACCTCGGCCAACAAATCGCGCTTTCCGAGTGGCTAGAGATCACCCAAGAGCGCGTCAGCGCCTTTGCCGACGCCACCAGTGATCATCAATTCATTCACGTCGACCCCGAGCGGGCGGCTCAGACTCCTTTCGGCGGCCCCATCGCCCACGGCTTCCTGACGCTCTCACTGCTGGCGGGTCAGTTCGCCAATCTGGGCGGCAGTCTGCAACTGGAGGGCGCAAGAATGGTGGTCAATTACGGCCTCAACCGGGTACGCTTCATTGCTCCGGTGCGGGTGGGCAGCCGCTTACGCAACCGCGCGGTGCTGCAAAGCGTGGAAGAAGGCGCGGGGTATCTGCAAGTGACGGTGCTCAACACCGTAGAAATCGAAGGGCAAGACAAGCCCGCCATGATTGCGGAGTCGCTGGGACGGGTGTATTTGTAG
- a CDS encoding DsbA family protein produces the protein MIRFARFISLSLALLGGAALAQVGNLSTSLDGNPLLSAYVKSGNTLIAPDGTQITLVSRGSYLAGATVTLPTPDAAKAGQLLGVLSGYGDGLATPYAGYLGNPQVKPQMSTPAGMTISAEQYQVTTKQMGQRLQFSLKLAEVPSKVFISTANTLGPSKSAVVLRLFSDFQCPFCQQFEQQAWPALQADLQKTYGNTLRFEFHQFPLEQIHPNARAAAEASECAAAQGQFWAYKDALFDTPNWTAWTKAANPNPNFIALATRLASGKANTFSGDTFKTCLANRGGKANVDAGLQEALAAGVNATPTLFVNGYKVSNPSDIAAVKRLIQFVLGK, from the coding sequence ATGATTCGTTTTGCTCGCTTTATTTCGTTGTCACTCGCGCTTCTCGGCGGCGCGGCCTTAGCCCAAGTCGGCAACCTCAGCACCTCGCTGGACGGCAACCCGCTGCTCTCGGCTTACGTCAAAAGCGGCAACACTCTCATTGCCCCCGACGGCACCCAGATCACGCTGGTGAGTCGGGGTTCGTATTTGGCGGGCGCAACCGTGACGCTGCCGACGCCGGACGCGGCCAAAGCGGGCCAACTGCTCGGCGTGCTGAGCGGCTACGGTGACGGGCTGGCGACGCCTTATGCCGGATACCTCGGTAACCCACAGGTCAAGCCGCAAATGAGTACTCCAGCGGGCATGACCATCAGCGCCGAGCAGTACCAAGTGACCACCAAGCAAATGGGGCAGCGCCTGCAATTTAGTCTCAAGTTGGCGGAGGTGCCCAGCAAGGTGTTTATCAGCACGGCCAATACGCTCGGGCCCAGCAAATCGGCAGTGGTGCTGCGACTTTTCAGTGATTTCCAGTGTCCCTTTTGTCAGCAATTTGAGCAGCAAGCTTGGCCTGCTCTGCAAGCAGATTTGCAAAAAACCTACGGCAACACCCTGCGCTTTGAATTTCACCAATTTCCCCTGGAGCAAATTCACCCGAATGCCCGCGCCGCCGCCGAAGCCAGCGAGTGTGCCGCCGCGCAGGGGCAATTCTGGGCCTACAAAGACGCGCTGTTTGATACCCCCAACTGGACGGCCTGGACGAAAGCCGCCAATCCCAATCCCAATTTCATAGCGCTGGCCACTCGGCTTGCCAGCGGCAAAGCCAATACCTTCAGCGGGGACACCTTCAAAACCTGCCTCGCCAACCGGGGCGGTAAAGCCAACGTAGACGCCGGACTGCAAGAAGCCTTAGCGGCGGGTGTCAATGCCACGCCGACCTTGTTCGTCAACGGCTACAAAGTAAGCAACCCGTCGGACATCGCGGCGGTCAAGCGGCTGATTCAGTTCGTGCTGGGCAAATAG
- a CDS encoding NAD(P)-dependent oxidoreductase, with protein sequence MMPKPPTTTPTRVLMPDLLEFRAITAEGTESAYYRADFLPEGEFEGLVAWGMPKKLRLQVLSRPGLKWVLTLTAGIDGWPEMLPPGVTLYNAHELHDEAVAQHAAATLLAAGRGLIRFAQAGSWERPGQLWTLKGRNVVVWGYGHIGRILSDLLAPFGAQITGLRSSSTLQEIQAALSTADDVVLLLPLTEATKQIVNAGVLASLKSGAWLYNLGRGELVDTAALVWALDSGHLGGAVLDVTDPEPLPQGHPLWGRGNVLITPHIASTTQDMQQRAADYAEGVLGQLARGEVPKNKVELGKGY encoded by the coding sequence ATGATGCCCAAGCCGCCCACAACGACGCCCACTCGCGTCCTGATGCCTGATCTGCTGGAGTTTCGCGCCATAACTGCCGAGGGTACTGAGTCTGCTTATTACCGCGCCGACTTTTTGCCTGAAGGTGAATTTGAAGGCTTGGTGGCGTGGGGCATGCCCAAAAAGCTGCGCTTACAAGTTCTTTCGCGTCCCGGCCTCAAGTGGGTGCTGACCCTGACTGCCGGAATCGACGGCTGGCCCGAGATGTTGCCGCCCGGTGTGACCCTTTACAATGCCCACGAACTGCACGACGAGGCGGTGGCCCAGCACGCGGCGGCCACTCTGTTGGCGGCAGGGCGCGGCCTGATCCGCTTTGCACAGGCAGGGAGCTGGGAGCGCCCCGGACAACTGTGGACGCTGAAAGGGCGCAACGTGGTGGTGTGGGGCTACGGCCACATCGGGCGCATTCTCAGTGACTTGCTGGCTCCTTTCGGCGCACAGATCACCGGCCTGCGTTCCAGCAGCACGCTGCAGGAGATTCAAGCGGCGCTCAGCACGGCAGACGATGTGGTGTTGCTGCTGCCGCTGACCGAAGCCACCAAGCAGATCGTGAATGCTGGGGTGCTGGCCAGCCTTAAGTCTGGCGCGTGGCTCTACAATTTGGGACGCGGCGAACTGGTGGACACGGCGGCGCTCGTTTGGGCTCTAGACAGCGGCCACTTGGGCGGCGCAGTGCTGGACGTGACCGACCCTGAGCCGCTGCCGCAGGGGCATCCGCTGTGGGGGCGCGGCAACGTGCTGATCACGCCCCACATTGCCAGCACCACTCAGGATATGCAGCAGCGGGCCGCCGACTATGCCGAGGGAGTGCTGGGCCAACTCGCACGCGGCGAGGTGCCGAAGAATAAGGTGGAGTTGGGCAAGGGGTACTGA
- a CDS encoding GNAT family N-acetyltransferase, with protein sequence MSGQQRAELNWGRVTLKPLLEMNNAEWRTLYSYFRDRELADWNGAQPIRLPEWLFRKVMQDEERSGERHGFGIMNEDQRLIGSIELYDLRPSPPSRPTTATLGVMIGERTLWGEGYGREAVQATLDWAFGTRQPTLRRIRLTTFLHNRRAQRAFAASGFREMGRTEHAKRTDVHMEITLEEWNDAQAAHNDAHSRPDA encoded by the coding sequence ATGAGTGGGCAGCAGCGGGCTGAGCTGAATTGGGGGAGGGTGACGCTCAAACCCCTGCTTGAAATGAACAATGCCGAGTGGCGCACTTTGTACAGTTATTTTCGTGACCGCGAATTGGCCGACTGGAACGGCGCTCAACCGATCCGGCTGCCAGAGTGGCTGTTCCGCAAAGTGATGCAAGACGAGGAGCGCAGCGGCGAACGCCACGGCTTTGGCATCATGAACGAAGATCAGCGCCTGATTGGCAGCATCGAACTCTACGACCTGCGCCCCTCACCGCCCTCGCGCCCCACCACCGCCACCCTCGGCGTAATGATCGGCGAGCGAACACTCTGGGGGGAGGGCTACGGACGCGAAGCGGTGCAGGCCACTTTGGACTGGGCCTTTGGAACGCGCCAACCGACCTTGAGGCGCATTCGGCTGACCACTTTTTTGCACAACCGCCGCGCTCAGCGGGCGTTTGCAGCCAGCGGTTTCCGCGAAATGGGCCGCACCGAACACGCCAAGCGCACCGACGTTCATATGGAAATTACTTTGGAGGAATGGAATGATGCCCAAGCCGCCCACAACGACGCCCACTCGCGTCCTGATGCCTGA
- a CDS encoding serine/threonine-protein kinase: MSLAGTRLADHYTLIRPLGQGASSLVYVALGDDGEAYTVKLFAPPLADHAAREARMRVRGPHLAEVMMLSEVAGQPAVVLRFTKGTELFGRYRFRPALERERPAFVRTLSDVLEGLAAMHAGGWLHRDVKADNILVQKSGAATLLDYDLSGPIGETFAVPLRIGTAAFQSPEAQRGEVLGPQSDLYGVGVLLYWGLMGELPADGQLDLAGEPLAKLCVNLLEADPAKRPSDAEQVRAELLRSI, encoded by the coding sequence ATGTCGCTCGCTGGCACCCGTTTGGCTGACCATTACACCTTGATTCGTCCGCTGGGACAGGGTGCGTCCAGTTTGGTGTATGTGGCGCTGGGCGACGACGGAGAAGCTTATACGGTCAAGCTGTTTGCGCCGCCGCTGGCCGATCACGCCGCGCGAGAAGCCAGGATGCGGGTGCGCGGGCCGCATTTGGCAGAAGTAATGATGCTCAGCGAAGTGGCGGGTCAGCCGGCAGTGGTGCTGCGCTTTACCAAAGGCACCGAGCTGTTTGGCCGCTACCGTTTTCGCCCCGCCCTTGAGCGCGAGCGCCCAGCTTTCGTGCGGACGCTCAGCGACGTGCTGGAGGGTCTGGCGGCCATGCACGCGGGCGGCTGGCTGCACCGGGACGTCAAGGCCGATAACATCTTGGTGCAAAAGAGTGGCGCGGCCACTTTACTGGACTACGATTTGTCGGGGCCGATCGGCGAAACCTTTGCCGTGCCGCTCCGAATTGGCACCGCCGCTTTTCAGTCGCCCGAAGCGCAGCGCGGCGAGGTGTTGGGGCCGCAGAGCGATCTCTACGGCGTGGGCGTGTTGCTGTACTGGGGCCTGATGGGCGAATTGCCGGCAGACGGCCAATTAGATTTGGCAGGGGAGCCGCTGGCAAAGCTGTGCGTTAACTTGCTGGAAGCTGATCCGGCCAAAAGGCCGAGTGACGCCGAGCAAGTCCGCGCCGAACTCCTGCGGTCGATTTAA
- a CDS encoding cyclic-di-AMP receptor: MKLVLAIVQDADTPGLMRSLSEQGYEVTKLASTGGFLREGNTTLMIGVQDERLPHLKTLVAQNCRSRSRLVTPSVPMGEQGEGLVADPVEVPVGGAVMFVVNVDEFVRV; the protein is encoded by the coding sequence ATGAAACTGGTACTCGCCATCGTCCAAGACGCCGATACGCCCGGACTGATGCGCAGCCTTTCCGAGCAGGGCTACGAAGTCACCAAGCTCGCGTCAACCGGCGGCTTTTTGCGCGAGGGCAACACCACTTTGATGATCGGCGTCCAAGATGAGCGGTTGCCGCACCTCAAAACTTTGGTGGCCCAAAACTGCCGCAGCCGCAGCCGCTTGGTCACGCCCAGCGTTCCGATGGGGGAGCAGGGTGAAGGGCTGGTGGCCGATCCGGTGGAAGTGCCGGTGGGCGGCGCGGTGATGTTCGTGGTCAATGTAGACGAATTTGTGCGGGTTTAA
- a CDS encoding SPOR domain-containing protein yields the protein MIGILIVVLALGLGSLLLTQRNRAATTPSALTPTPASTADIPAAPGTGVTNTQAVTPPDAGQGSVRQTGTTSAVPSTPAATAPAASPATDPSQAAQTPVTDPAASTPASGDQAATVAQPESPTTPPSTVTPAQLGQTQPSTGPVATSPLAPPVTPQPDTSQPPVTTTPAPTAQPATGQPTTPPSPTAPPTAAATTPPRSGGAVATSENRTPLRRDYRISLGTFGSVSEAQASTAAVSALGYTVYPIDLGSQVVAQVGPFANASDANAALSDISRAYGGALLYAPRSSVSSGLEQPAASGSSGSARNDAAGAAAPSPSAAPAASSPAPAPAQAVPSQPAQAAAPSGPVYLQVGAFDRQESAARLVGLLDDLGYNPSVQAPEGKKVTVLIGPFSGEAVLRAETKLNDNGFDHFRVR from the coding sequence TTGATCGGCATTTTAATTGTGGTCTTGGCGCTGGGCCTCGGAAGCTTGCTCCTGACTCAGCGCAACCGCGCCGCCACCACCCCCAGTGCGCTGACGCCGACTCCGGCCAGCACCGCTGACATTCCTGCTGCGCCCGGCACGGGCGTCACCAACACCCAAGCCGTCACGCCGCCGGACGCAGGCCAAGGAAGCGTGCGCCAAACTGGAACGACTTCCGCCGTGCCCAGCACTCCTGCTGCCACTGCGCCTGCTGCAAGCCCCGCCACTGATCCTTCGCAGGCGGCCCAAACGCCCGTCACTGATCCTGCCGCCTCCACTCCGGCCAGCGGCGACCAAGCGGCAACGGTGGCTCAGCCCGAATCCCCGACCACACCGCCCAGCACGGTAACTCCTGCACAACTCGGTCAAACTCAACCCAGCACCGGCCCGGTGGCGACCAGCCCACTTGCGCCGCCTGTAACGCCGCAGCCGGACACCAGTCAGCCGCCCGTAACCACCACGCCAGCGCCGACGGCCCAACCGGCAACAGGTCAGCCGACCACTCCTCCGTCTCCTACCGCGCCGCCCACTGCGGCAGCAACTACACCGCCCCGCAGCGGCGGAGCAGTAGCGACCAGTGAGAACCGCACTCCGCTGCGGCGCGATTACCGCATCAGCCTCGGCACCTTCGGCAGCGTGTCTGAAGCGCAGGCCAGCACCGCTGCGGTGAGCGCGCTGGGCTACACCGTTTATCCGATTGATTTGGGGTCGCAAGTGGTGGCGCAAGTGGGCCCCTTTGCCAATGCCAGCGACGCCAACGCAGCGCTCAGCGACATCTCGCGGGCTTACGGCGGCGCACTGCTGTACGCGCCGCGCTCGTCGGTCAGCAGCGGTTTGGAGCAGCCAGCAGCCAGTGGCAGCTCTGGCAGCGCCCGTAATGATGCTGCTGGTGCCGCCGCTCCGAGTCCTTCGGCGGCTCCGGCGGCCAGTTCACCGGCACCTGCGCCCGCTCAGGCCGTTCCCAGCCAGCCCGCGCAAGCGGCTGCGCCCAGTGGCCCGGTGTATTTGCAAGTCGGCGCGTTTGACCGCCAAGAAAGTGCCGCCCGCCTGGTGGGCTTGCTGGACGACTTGGGCTACAACCCCAGCGTGCAAGCGCCGGAAGGCAAAAAGGTCACGGTCTTGATCGGCCCCTTTTCCGGCGAGGCGGTGCTGCGTGCCGAAACCAAGCTCAACGACAACGGCTTTGATCACTTCCGAGTTCGCTGA
- the lepB gene encoding signal peptidase I, whose protein sequence is MTKLKKPPNAFQRLWKELLEPIVFAVVITQFIATLVGVDGVSMMPNLRHHERVLVPKYETWLHKVGIGDFKRGDILIFKPPAAAETRTFFNLWTYRPFLIKRLTGLPGDKLRISKGVVFVNGKALSDNYTADYWKSQGCWDTGSPIANQIQSSLKGILTDQAEITIPAGEYFVMGDNRTENGSEDSRLFGPIPLRDIAGRAAAVIWPIMRQENAKYNCAIQSANPADYVTTSGKSNLNWRILTRPETFNQDFGK, encoded by the coding sequence ATGACTAAACTCAAAAAACCGCCGAACGCCTTCCAGCGCCTCTGGAAAGAATTACTTGAGCCGATTGTCTTTGCAGTCGTCATCACTCAGTTCATTGCCACCTTGGTCGGCGTAGACGGCGTGAGCATGATGCCCAACTTGCGCCACCATGAACGCGTGCTCGTGCCCAAGTACGAAACGTGGCTGCACAAAGTCGGCATCGGGGATTTCAAACGCGGTGACATTTTGATTTTTAAGCCGCCCGCCGCCGCCGAAACACGCACTTTTTTTAATTTATGGACCTACCGCCCCTTTTTGATCAAACGGCTGACCGGCCTCCCAGGTGACAAGTTGCGCATTTCAAAAGGCGTGGTGTTTGTCAATGGCAAAGCGCTGAGTGACAATTACACCGCCGATTACTGGAAGTCGCAGGGCTGCTGGGATACCGGCAGTCCGATCGCCAATCAAATTCAGTCGAGCCTCAAAGGCATCTTGACCGATCAAGCTGAAATCACTATTCCTGCCGGAGAGTATTTCGTGATGGGCGATAACCGCACCGAGAACGGCTCGGAAGACTCGCGCCTGTTCGGGCCGATTCCGCTGCGGGATATCGCGGGCCGCGCCGCTGCCGTGATCTGGCCGATCATGCGACAGGAGAACGCCAAGTACAACTGCGCCATTCAAAGCGCCAATCCCGCCGATTACGTTACGACCAGCGGCAAAAGCAACTTGAACTGGCGTATATTGACGCGGCCAGAGACTTTTAATCAGGATTTCGGGAAGTAA
- a CDS encoding redox-sensing transcriptional repressor Rex has product MTVQGVPGIPTAAVSRLVTYLRILEELERAEVPTTSSGALAERAQVSAFQVRKDLAYFGRFGTRGMGYTVSVLKRELTRVLGLNRSWSVVIVGMGRLGQAIAHYPGASEYQFGYVGLFDVKAELIGMPVDVPAQREGVSGSELAASAQPRQLNIQHIRDLAAFAQQQAAQGRAIDMGFLAVPPEHAQAAAQSMVEAGVKGILNFAPTLIQPAQDGAGHERGLQEISDEWRDVMVENVDFLVGMKRLAFYMLNPQLRDQDPEEKA; this is encoded by the coding sequence GTGACGGTTCAGGGCGTTCCCGGCATTCCCACCGCCGCCGTTTCGCGGTTGGTGACCTACCTGCGGATTCTTGAGGAGCTCGAACGCGCCGAAGTGCCCACCACCAGCAGCGGCGCACTGGCCGAGCGTGCTCAGGTCAGCGCCTTTCAAGTCCGTAAGGATTTGGCATATTTCGGCAGATTCGGCACACGCGGCATGGGCTACACCGTTAGCGTCCTCAAGCGCGAGCTGACCCGCGTGCTGGGCCTCAACCGCTCGTGGAGCGTGGTCATCGTGGGCATGGGTAGACTGGGGCAAGCCATCGCCCATTATCCGGGGGCCAGCGAGTACCAGTTTGGCTACGTGGGCCTGTTTGATGTCAAGGCCGAGCTGATCGGCATGCCCGTTGACGTTCCCGCTCAGCGCGAGGGCGTGAGCGGCTCAGAGTTGGCAGCTTCTGCGCAGCCGCGCCAACTGAATATCCAGCACATTCGCGACCTTGCTGCTTTTGCCCAGCAGCAAGCCGCGCAGGGCCGGGCCATTGATATGGGCTTTTTGGCGGTGCCGCCCGAACACGCTCAGGCTGCGGCGCAGTCTATGGTCGAAGCGGGCGTAAAAGGTATTCTGAATTTCGCGCCGACCCTCATTCAGCCGGCCCAAGACGGCGCGGGACATGAGCGCGGTTTGCAAGAGATCAGTGATGAGTGGCGTGATGTGATGGTGGAGAACGTGGACTTTTTGGTGGGCATGAAGCGGCTGGCGTTTTATATGCTCAACCCACAGCTTAGAGATCAAGACCCGGAGGAAAAGGCATGA
- a CDS encoding tetratricopeptide repeat protein has product MTSTMKTRLPSPLAPAYPAPAPSRRRWVALSFLTLALAAAPLARAQTMVDTLQTINISNTLDQQSVTGGQAAIDRAKALKAQLEKQQAQAQAEVPAAPGSPVSPVAAPSALPAAALAPAVPLTDAQIVRLNSAKALFAQSKWAQARTIYEELISENYQQPEPHFGLALSLFALSDLTGARFELGQFVALSPASFEGPYNLGIIAVKNKEYDEALKQFTAAAALSGNAAPTARRQVLEALAGEQNRRQDYAALSATLTQALAIDPSDANLRYRLGQAVALSGNGAGALPLLYGALQNDATRAGAALLIADIYAAQNLPDRAVRELDSAAGGQLSGTDRSRLLVRKAQLLQLQNKVPAAAQAAKEAVQADSRSASAASTLAGLLASSGDLKGSLSAWQKAATLEAGNASIFLNLAAVQLALGQNAEARKSAELTLKLADSPAPTPADIATQARAAFVQGVSAYRLKDYLVAAKALAGSAAKQPSAETSLWLGLSAYALKDYPAAIAALSDSVRLGDTLSARLNLGAALLSAGRFAEAEPTLRSVAVEDPKNAAAWYQLGLSRKAQGKDAEAKTAFTSAAKLGLAAAKAELK; this is encoded by the coding sequence ATGACAAGCACGATGAAGACACGATTGCCCTCGCCGCTGGCTCCCGCCTACCCTGCGCCTGCCCCCTCGCGTCGGCGCTGGGTAGCCCTTTCCTTTCTCACCTTGGCGCTGGCTGCCGCGCCGCTGGCCCGCGCTCAGACGATGGTCGATACCCTGCAGACCATCAACATCAGCAACACCCTCGATCAGCAGAGCGTAACGGGCGGTCAAGCGGCCATAGACCGGGCTAAAGCGCTCAAAGCCCAGCTCGAAAAGCAGCAGGCGCAAGCTCAGGCTGAGGTTCCAGCCGCGCCGGGCTCGCCCGTTTCTCCTGTGGCCGCTCCTTCGGCCCTGCCTGCTGCCGCTTTAGCGCCCGCTGTGCCGTTGACCGACGCCCAGATTGTGCGTCTGAACTCGGCCAAAGCGCTGTTTGCCCAGAGCAAGTGGGCGCAGGCCCGCACCATTTACGAAGAACTGATTTCGGAGAATTACCAGCAACCTGAGCCGCATTTCGGCTTGGCGCTGAGCTTGTTCGCGCTGAGTGACCTGACTGGTGCCCGCTTTGAACTGGGTCAGTTCGTGGCGCTCTCGCCTGCCAGCTTTGAAGGGCCGTACAACCTCGGCATTATCGCGGTCAAGAACAAAGAGTATGACGAAGCGCTTAAGCAGTTCACGGCGGCGGCGGCGCTATCGGGCAATGCCGCGCCCACTGCCCGCCGTCAGGTCTTGGAAGCGCTGGCCGGTGAGCAAAACCGCCGCCAGGATTACGCCGCCCTGAGCGCCACCCTGACGCAGGCGCTGGCGATTGACCCCAGCGACGCCAATTTGCGCTACCGCCTCGGCCAAGCGGTGGCCCTTTCCGGCAACGGCGCTGGAGCGCTGCCGCTGCTCTACGGTGCGCTGCAAAACGACGCCACCCGTGCCGGAGCGGCCCTCCTGATCGCCGACATCTACGCCGCCCAAAACCTGCCTGACCGGGCGGTGCGCGAACTCGACAGCGCCGCTGGAGGGCAACTCAGCGGCACCGACCGCTCCCGCTTGCTGGTCCGCAAAGCCCAGTTGCTGCAACTCCAAAACAAAGTGCCAGCCGCCGCCCAAGCCGCCAAAGAAGCGGTTCAGGCCGACAGCCGCTCGGCCAGCGCCGCCTCCACTTTGGCAGGTCTGCTGGCCAGCAGCGGTGATCTGAAGGGCAGCCTGAGCGCTTGGCAAAAAGCCGCTACGCTGGAAGCGGGCAACGCCAGCATTTTCCTGAATTTGGCGGCGGTGCAGTTGGCCTTGGGTCAAAATGCCGAGGCCCGCAAGAGCGCCGAGCTTACCCTCAAGCTGGCCGACAGCCCCGCGCCCACGCCTGCCGACATTGCCACGCAGGCCCGCGCCGCGTTTGTGCAGGGCGTCAGCGCTTACCGCCTCAAAGACTATTTGGTGGCGGCTAAAGCGCTTGCGGGCAGCGCCGCCAAGCAGCCCAGCGCTGAAACTTCGCTGTGGCTGGGCCTGAGCGCTTACGCCCTCAAGGACTATCCGGCGGCGATTGCGGCCCTCAGTGACAGCGTGCGCTTGGGCGACACCCTGAGCGCCCGGCTCAACCTCGGCGCGGCGCTGCTCTCGGCGGGGCGCTTTGCCGAAGCAGAGCCGACTTTGCGCAGCGTGGCCGTCGAAGATCCCAAAAACGCGGCGGCTTGGTATCAGCTCGGCTTGTCGCGCAAAGCGCAGGGCAAAGACGCCGAAGCCAAAACTGCTTTTACTTCTGCGGCCAAACTGGGATTGGCCGCTGCCAAAGCCGAACTGAAATAA
- a CDS encoding PaaI family thioesterase, translating into MRLRSFAAGTVEIELDLRPDLTQHHGQAHGAVIGYLADTVSAWAAASLEGDVVTAEYKLNFLTAARGELLWARGEVLRAGKRQAVVRSDVYSLSGEEQTHVATALATIAVIGPRS; encoded by the coding sequence GTGCGGCTGCGCTCGTTTGCAGCGGGCACAGTCGAGATTGAGCTTGACTTGCGCCCCGACCTCACCCAGCATCACGGGCAGGCGCACGGAGCCGTCATCGGTTACCTCGCCGACACCGTGAGCGCCTGGGCAGCCGCCAGCTTGGAGGGCGACGTGGTGACAGCGGAATACAAGCTCAATTTTCTGACGGCGGCACGCGGTGAACTGCTGTGGGCGCGGGGCGAAGTGCTGCGGGCCGGGAAACGGCAAGCGGTGGTGCGCTCGGATGTTTACTCGCTCAGTGGCGAGGAGCAAACCCATGTCGCCACCGCTCTAGCCACCATCGCGGTGATCGGGCCGAGGAGCTGA
- a CDS encoding Rqc2 family fibronectin-binding protein, whose protein sequence is MEGLALSRTLAELREHLPARTLGWVFPDETSAALLFEGQKGVSNLVLSYRPPQPVIYLSRERLRGDAHNAFQRFLAAKVRGELFSAEQLKLDRVAQFAFAGEGGFVDVPAVRLLFELTGRNTNLLVLEPLQEDADAWQGRILSAGREITNSRNRFRTVRSGGVYVPPPPYDKFDPRTMTAQEAESLADLPVSRWREQIDGLGPSLSAELVRRVGFVGAAGERWPQVLEALKSLVVDPTLSASEASLNDASREAARAEKAAQLRKALREPLAKRLTLLTHQLGDVERATLGLDEAAQNRREADLLMAYAHTVEAGVSSALLPDFSGEGEVPIALEPSLSAIQNAEKRYNRARRREDVFERLAEREPTLREDYAEVERRLSDLDSSSLEQLAALETQLTAEQPLRSAYGARYTSPGGFEVLVGRNNKENAVLTHRLGRSTDYWFHVQGYPGSHVLVRTGGRDLDLPDILYAAQLAAQHSKARLSGNVPVDYTRIKHVWRPKGAPSGQVHYTQQKTVYVDPPDARSA, encoded by the coding sequence ATGGAAGGTTTAGCTCTATCGCGCACTCTCGCTGAGCTTCGGGAACATTTACCGGCCCGCACGCTGGGCTGGGTTTTTCCCGATGAAACGTCGGCAGCGCTGCTCTTTGAAGGTCAAAAGGGCGTCAGCAATCTGGTGCTGTCGTACCGCCCGCCGCAGCCGGTGATTTACCTGAGCCGTGAGCGGCTGCGCGGCGATGCCCACAACGCCTTTCAGCGTTTTTTGGCGGCCAAAGTGCGCGGCGAACTCTTCAGCGCCGAGCAACTCAAGCTTGACCGGGTGGCCCAGTTTGCCTTCGCGGGTGAGGGTGGATTTGTAGACGTGCCGGCCGTGCGGCTGCTGTTCGAGTTGACCGGACGCAACACCAACCTGCTGGTCTTGGAACCCTTGCAAGAAGATGCAGACGCTTGGCAAGGCCGGATTCTCAGCGCCGGGCGTGAGATCACCAACAGCCGCAACCGCTTCCGCACCGTCAGAAGCGGGGGCGTGTATGTGCCGCCGCCGCCTTACGACAAGTTCGATCCGCGCACGATGACGGCGCAGGAGGCTGAAAGTTTAGCTGACCTGCCGGTTTCCCGTTGGCGTGAGCAGATCGACGGTTTAGGGCCGAGTCTCAGCGCCGAATTGGTGCGCCGCGTCGGCTTCGTGGGCGCAGCGGGTGAGCGGTGGCCGCAAGTCTTAGAAGCCCTCAAAAGCTTGGTCGTTGACCCGACCCTCAGCGCTTCGGAGGCCAGCCTCAACGACGCCTCGCGTGAAGCGGCCCGCGCCGAGAAAGCCGCCCAACTTCGCAAAGCGCTGCGCGAACCGCTGGCCAAGCGCCTGACCTTGCTGACCCACCAACTCGGCGACGTGGAGCGGGCCACCCTCGGCTTGGACGAGGCCGCCCAAAACCGCCGCGAAGCCGATTTGCTGATGGCGTACGCGCACACCGTCGAGGCGGGCGTGTCGTCGGCGCTGCTGCCCGACTTTTCTGGGGAAGGCGAAGTGCCGATTGCGCTAGAACCATCCCTAAGTGCTATTCAAAACGCTGAGAAGCGCTACAACCGCGCCCGCCGCCGCGAGGACGTGTTCGAGCGGCTAGCCGAGCGCGAACCCACCTTGCGCGAGGATTACGCCGAGGTCGAGCGCCGCCTCAGCGACCTGGACTCCTCCAGTTTGGAGCAGCTCGCCGCCCTCGAAACCCAACTCACCGCCGAGCAGCCGCTGCGCAGCGCTTACGGAGCGCGGTACACCTCGCCCGGCGGCTTTGAGGTGTTGGTGGGCCGCAACAACAAAGAAAACGCGGTGCTGACCCACCGTTTGGGGCGCAGCACCGATTACTGGTTTCACGTGCAGGGCTATCCGGGGTCGCATGTCTTGGTCAGAACTGGCGGGCGCGACCTCGATTTGCCGGATATCTTGTACGCCGCTCAGCTCGCCGCCCAGCACAGCAAAGCGCGGCTCAGCGGCAATGTGCCGGTGGATTATACCCGTATCAAGCACGTCTGGCGGCCCAAGGGCGCTCCTTCGGGGCAGGTTCACTACACCCAACAAAAAACGGTGTATGTCGATCCGCCGGATGCCCGCAGTGCTTAG